From Chryseobacterium shandongense, the proteins below share one genomic window:
- a CDS encoding acyltransferase family protein has product MNFIKKDRVHFHTFDSLRFLSFLLVFLHHSPVSKGSFLHYFAKEGGIGVSFFFVLSGFLITYILIVEKINAHGKIDLKKFFVRRILRIWPLYYAMVIFAMFTPFVLDFFHISYSNEGYEPNWFLTFTFLENYMQMWTGRFPNVSPLNVIWSLCIEEHFYIFWGLAFYWISLKNIPKLLLGCIIFSFVMQAVYQHYGIITLDLFTNIHYFAFGGIPAYIFVFRKDIIKKLGLIPAVYKYLYALSVLAIIVLMANTRIISDPKITSFLLSVLFSGLILSTLGTKNVFKISDKSILAKLGKYTYGLYLLHPIFIMLFVKIGNRFEWNWIVIVLVSFISSVFFSILSYHLFEKQFLKLKSKV; this is encoded by the coding sequence ATGAATTTTATAAAAAAAGACAGAGTACACTTTCATACGTTTGATTCGTTGAGGTTTCTGTCTTTTTTATTGGTTTTTCTCCACCATTCGCCGGTTTCGAAAGGCAGTTTTCTTCACTATTTTGCTAAAGAAGGCGGGATTGGTGTTTCTTTCTTCTTTGTATTGAGCGGTTTTTTAATTACCTATATTTTGATCGTTGAGAAAATAAATGCCCACGGAAAAATTGACCTGAAAAAGTTTTTTGTCAGAAGAATATTAAGAATCTGGCCTTTGTATTATGCCATGGTCATATTTGCCATGTTTACACCTTTTGTCCTTGATTTTTTTCATATTTCCTATTCCAATGAAGGATATGAACCCAATTGGTTTTTGACATTTACCTTTCTGGAAAATTATATGCAGATGTGGACGGGGAGATTTCCCAATGTTTCGCCTTTGAACGTCATCTGGTCACTTTGTATTGAAGAACATTTTTATATCTTCTGGGGGCTGGCTTTTTACTGGATATCTTTAAAAAATATTCCAAAACTGCTCTTAGGATGTATCATTTTCTCATTTGTGATGCAGGCGGTGTATCAACATTACGGGATCATTACACTGGATCTTTTTACCAATATTCATTATTTTGCGTTTGGTGGAATTCCGGCTTATATTTTTGTTTTCAGAAAAGATATTATTAAAAAACTGGGACTGATTCCTGCAGTGTACAAATATCTGTATGCCTTGTCGGTTCTTGCAATAATTGTTCTGATGGCCAATACCCGAATTATCTCTGATCCTAAAATCACCTCATTTCTGTTAAGTGTTTTATTTTCAGGATTAATATTATCTACGCTGGGAACGAAGAATGTTTTTAAAATTTCCGATAAAAGTATTCTTGCGAAACTGGGAAAATACACCTATGGACTTTATTTGCTTCATCCAATTTTCATCATGCTTTTTGTGAAAATAGGAAACCGTTTTGAATGGAATTGGATCGTGATTGTTCTTGTGTCTTTCATTTCATCGGTATTCTTTTCTATATTATCCTATCATCTTTTTGAAAAGCAGTTTCTGAAGCTTAAAAGCAAGGTGTAG
- a CDS encoding M3 family metallopeptidase produces the protein MKKISSVLLISALAFNQSCTTMKSTETQKEVPSPDASLSSNPFMKKSKLQYEAPEFDKIRDEHFKPAFDFGLKQHDAEILKIANNMETPTFENTLVALEKSGEVLKRALIVFSNLTSANTNPTLQALDEEYAPIFAAHSDKMYLNENLYKRIKAISENGLDSESKRLLQYYKQNFEIAGANLSAVDKEKLKQINQELASLSTQYSNKLLEARKQGGVFFTDAKELNGLSADEIAAAATDAKNAGKEGLYLLTLQNTTQQPLLQNLKNRATREKLFKASWTRAEKGDANDTRETIEKLAKLRLKKAQILGKKSFAEWKLQDQMAKTPEAATKLMNQIATPAVETARREAKDIQDLIDQQNGGFKVEPWDWNFYAEQVRKAKFDLDESEIKPYFEITTVLEKGVFFAAEKFYGLTFKKRTDLPVYHPDVVTYEVFDHDGKSIAIYYLDFYTRDSKNGGAWMSNFVEQSYLLGTKPVIVNCYNYQKPAPGKPSLISFDDVSTIFHEFGHSIHGMFASQKYPSLSGTNVPRDFVEFPSQINEHWALDPVVLKNYALHYETKQPIPQTLVDKIKKASTFNQGYMTTELVSAAELDMDWHTVTHESELLPVLDFEKQSLTKHGFTLSTVPPRYHTPYFAHIWGGGYSAGYYAYLWSETLDNDAWEWIKNNGGLTRENGDRFRKYILSVGNSVDLNQAFRDFTGHDPDIKPLLRSRGFIK, from the coding sequence ATGAAGAAGATTTCATCAGTATTATTAATTTCTGCATTAGCATTTAATCAATCCTGTACTACAATGAAAAGCACTGAAACCCAAAAAGAAGTCCCTTCACCGGATGCTTCACTCTCGTCAAATCCTTTTATGAAGAAAAGCAAACTTCAGTATGAAGCACCGGAATTTGACAAAATTAGAGACGAACATTTTAAACCCGCATTTGATTTTGGACTAAAGCAACATGATGCTGAAATCCTTAAAATCGCCAATAATATGGAAACTCCTACTTTTGAAAATACATTAGTAGCCTTGGAAAAAAGCGGCGAAGTACTGAAAAGAGCCCTTATCGTTTTCTCTAATCTTACCAGTGCCAATACAAATCCTACATTGCAGGCTCTGGATGAAGAATACGCTCCGATTTTCGCAGCACATTCCGATAAAATGTATCTTAATGAGAATCTTTATAAAAGAATAAAAGCTATATCGGAAAACGGACTTGATTCTGAAAGCAAAAGATTACTACAATATTATAAGCAAAATTTTGAAATTGCCGGAGCCAATCTTTCTGCAGTGGATAAAGAAAAATTAAAGCAAATCAATCAGGAATTGGCTTCTTTATCTACCCAGTATTCCAACAAATTGCTGGAGGCCAGAAAGCAGGGCGGGGTTTTCTTTACAGACGCAAAAGAACTTAACGGACTTTCTGCCGATGAAATAGCAGCAGCAGCTACCGATGCCAAAAACGCCGGAAAAGAAGGCCTGTATCTTCTGACTTTACAAAATACAACGCAACAGCCTCTTCTGCAAAATCTGAAAAACAGAGCAACGAGAGAAAAACTGTTCAAAGCATCATGGACGAGAGCTGAAAAAGGAGATGCCAATGATACCCGTGAAACAATTGAAAAATTGGCTAAATTAAGACTGAAAAAAGCTCAGATTTTAGGAAAAAAAAGCTTCGCAGAATGGAAATTGCAGGATCAGATGGCCAAAACACCTGAAGCTGCCACAAAATTAATGAACCAGATTGCAACACCTGCCGTAGAAACAGCAAGACGTGAAGCTAAAGATATTCAGGATCTTATTGACCAGCAAAATGGAGGTTTCAAAGTTGAGCCGTGGGACTGGAACTTCTACGCAGAGCAGGTACGAAAAGCAAAATTTGACCTGGACGAAAGTGAAATTAAACCATATTTTGAGATCACAACCGTTCTTGAAAAAGGTGTTTTCTTCGCTGCCGAAAAGTTCTACGGACTGACTTTCAAAAAGAGAACAGATCTTCCGGTTTATCATCCTGATGTGGTAACCTATGAAGTCTTTGATCATGACGGTAAATCTATTGCGATCTATTATCTTGATTTTTATACAAGAGACTCCAAAAACGGAGGCGCCTGGATGAGCAACTTTGTTGAACAGTCTTATTTATTGGGCACGAAACCTGTTATTGTAAACTGCTACAATTATCAGAAGCCTGCACCAGGAAAGCCTTCATTAATCAGCTTTGATGATGTTTCAACGATCTTTCATGAATTCGGACATTCTATCCACGGAATGTTTGCCAGCCAGAAATACCCTTCCCTTTCAGGAACAAACGTACCGAGAGATTTTGTAGAATTCCCTTCTCAGATCAATGAACATTGGGCATTAGATCCTGTTGTTTTGAAAAATTACGCCTTACATTATGAAACAAAACAACCGATTCCGCAAACCTTGGTAGATAAAATAAAAAAAGCATCTACATTCAATCAGGGCTACATGACAACAGAATTGGTTTCAGCTGCCGAACTGGATATGGACTGGCATACCGTAACCCATGAAAGCGAGCTGCTTCCTGTTTTAGATTTTGAAAAACAATCATTGACGAAACATGGATTTACTTTATCAACGGTTCCACCGAGATATCACACTCCTTATTTTGCTCATATTTGGGGCGGCGGTTATTCTGCGGGATATTACGCTTACCTTTGGTCTGAAACATTGGATAACGACGCCTGGGAATGGATAAAAAATAATGGCGGACTTACGAGAGAAAATGGTGATCGTTTCAGAAAGTATATTCTGTCTGTAGGAAATTCTGTAGACCTGAATCAGGCATTCAGAGATTTTACAGGCCACGATCCGGATATCAAACCTTTATTGAGAAGCAGAGGATTTATTAAATAA
- a CDS encoding PH domain-containing protein — translation MENLPIILKPGKIKSSILLIISIGFVALGISLLDRNMLIAILNIVFFGLCFIVFLLNLIPGSSYLKIDERGLEMKNLFRTTFIPWQAVNSFGTKWVAFNKLVVFDLNKNLAGEKLKRRQGGFPDTYGMSAKALAELLNEYKAKFDPSV, via the coding sequence ATGGAAAATCTACCTATTATTTTAAAACCAGGAAAAATAAAAAGCAGTATTTTACTGATAATCAGCATCGGATTTGTTGCTTTAGGAATTTCTCTTCTGGATCGAAATATGCTTATTGCAATTCTGAATATTGTTTTTTTCGGTCTTTGTTTTATCGTTTTTCTCCTCAACCTGATACCCGGTTCCTCTTATCTCAAAATTGATGAAAGGGGACTTGAGATGAAAAACCTTTTCAGGACAACCTTTATTCCGTGGCAGGCGGTGAATTCTTTCGGAACCAAATGGGTCGCTTTCAATAAACTGGTAGTTTTTGACCTGAATAAAAATCTCGCCGGAGAAAAGCTGAAACGTCGGCAGGGTGGTTTTCCCGACACCTACGGAATGTCCGCAAAAGCGCTTGCAGAACTTTTGAATGAATACAAAGCGAAGTTTGATCCTTCCGTTTAA
- a CDS encoding LLM class flavin-dependent oxidoreductase has protein sequence MELGIGMFGDLSIDQSTGKYIDAGIKIREIIDQVKLMDEVGIDVFAMGEHHRPDYAVSSPEIVLAAAASVTKNIKLASGVTVLSSSEPVKVYEDFATIDLISDGRAEIFVGRGSFIESFPLYGYSLNDYEELFDEKLELLLKINSEENVSWSGKLRAPMKNQTVYPRAKNGGKLPIWRAVGGTPQSVLSAAKLGMPLVVAIIGGMPIQFKNLIDFYKQEYLKAGHSESEMQIAIHSHTFVSEDQEVIDGYFHNYKSQMDRIGSARGWAPYSKMQYEGGRSKDGALFIGNTNEVADKITYMKEIFGITRFIGHMDVGAPEDDIMRKSIELFGEKVGPQVK, from the coding sequence ATGGAATTAGGTATCGGAATGTTTGGCGATCTTTCAATAGATCAGTCAACCGGAAAATATATAGATGCAGGAATTAAAATACGTGAAATAATTGATCAGGTAAAACTTATGGACGAAGTGGGAATTGATGTTTTTGCTATGGGAGAACATCACCGTCCCGATTATGCGGTTTCATCTCCGGAAATCGTTCTTGCTGCGGCGGCAAGTGTTACCAAAAATATAAAGCTTGCAAGCGGGGTAACGGTTCTGAGCTCTTCCGAACCCGTAAAAGTATATGAAGATTTTGCAACAATAGATCTGATTTCAGACGGGCGTGCAGAAATTTTCGTGGGCAGAGGAAGTTTCATTGAATCTTTCCCACTGTACGGATATTCTTTAAATGATTACGAAGAACTTTTCGATGAAAAACTGGAGTTACTTTTAAAGATCAATTCGGAAGAAAATGTTTCATGGTCGGGAAAACTTCGTGCGCCAATGAAGAATCAGACCGTTTATCCAAGAGCTAAAAATGGAGGAAAACTGCCAATTTGGAGAGCGGTGGGCGGAACACCGCAGTCTGTTTTGAGTGCTGCAAAATTGGGAATGCCCCTAGTCGTTGCGATCATTGGCGGAATGCCGATACAGTTTAAAAATCTGATCGATTTCTACAAGCAGGAATATCTGAAAGCCGGACATTCGGAATCTGAAATGCAGATTGCTATACACTCACATACTTTTGTAAGCGAAGACCAGGAAGTAATAGACGGCTATTTCCACAATTATAAGTCACAGATGGATAGAATAGGTTCTGCGAGAGGTTGGGCTCCCTACAGCAAAATGCAGTATGAAGGAGGAAGAAGCAAAGACGGTGCATTGTTCATCGGAAACACCAATGAAGTTGCCGACAAAATTACGTACATGAAAGAGATTTTCGGGATTACAAGATTTATCGGACATATGGATGTTGGTGCTCCGGAAGATGACATCATGAGAAAATCCATCGAATTATTCGGAGAAAAAGTAGGGCCACAGGTAAAATAA
- a CDS encoding VF530 family protein, whose translation MEQQSKDPLHGKRLDAILEELVEYYNGFEKLSEQISIKCFTDNPSISSSLKFLRKTPWARTKVESLYLFVLREKKRKESRG comes from the coding sequence ATGGAACAGCAATCTAAAGATCCTCTTCACGGAAAAAGACTTGATGCCATTCTTGAAGAACTGGTAGAATATTATAACGGTTTTGAAAAACTCAGCGAGCAAATCAGCATCAAATGTTTTACGGATAATCCGAGCATTAGCTCATCTCTGAAATTTCTCAGGAAAACTCCCTGGGCAAGAACAAAGGTAGAAAGCCTGTATCTTTTTGTATTAAGAGAGAAAAAAAGAAAAGAATCGCGAGGGTAG
- a CDS encoding metallophosphoesterase family protein, with the protein MKILHTADWHLGKRLDRFSRLEEQVLVMEELIQTADEQQVDIILIAGDLFDNFNPSVEAVQLFYKTLKRLSLNGKRPVIAISGNHDSPSLIDAPDPLARECGIILIGHPKAMITPFELEFFNISKSAEGFIELTFKNHDFPVRILHTPYANEMRLKQYFGEQKEAELNKVLAEHWQKNADKFCDEKGVNLLMTHLYMNQKGAPLLDEPEGEKPLKIGNADLIFSDIIPSQIQYTALGHLHRFQNIGTDERPVVYSSSPLCYSFSEAGQTKYISIIEAAPGKTVWFEKIPIKNGKCLERKRFDSIGKTVEWLTVNQDTFVELTLESETFLTADERKRLYQSHNGIVHLIPKVKNLELSKSHLHDINLNQDIQSLFRDYFKSKNGGQDANEEIIHLFNEILNP; encoded by the coding sequence ATGAAAATTCTGCATACTGCCGACTGGCATTTGGGTAAACGTCTCGACCGCTTTTCAAGGCTGGAAGAGCAGGTTTTGGTAATGGAAGAGCTTATACAGACTGCCGATGAACAACAAGTTGATATTATTCTTATTGCCGGAGATTTGTTTGATAATTTTAATCCGAGCGTTGAAGCTGTTCAGTTATTTTATAAAACATTAAAAAGATTATCGTTAAACGGAAAGCGGCCTGTAATTGCAATTTCGGGAAACCATGATTCTCCGAGCCTTATTGATGCGCCCGATCCTTTGGCCCGTGAATGCGGAATTATCCTCATCGGCCATCCTAAAGCGATGATCACTCCTTTTGAACTGGAATTTTTTAACATTTCAAAATCCGCGGAAGGATTCATTGAACTTACCTTCAAAAATCATGACTTTCCTGTTAGAATTCTTCATACACCGTATGCTAACGAAATGAGGCTGAAACAATATTTCGGTGAGCAAAAAGAAGCAGAACTTAATAAAGTTCTTGCAGAACACTGGCAGAAAAATGCAGATAAGTTCTGTGATGAAAAAGGAGTGAATCTGCTGATGACCCATCTGTACATGAACCAAAAAGGAGCTCCCCTTCTGGACGAACCTGAAGGTGAAAAACCCCTTAAAATAGGAAATGCCGACCTGATTTTCTCAGACATTATTCCGTCTCAGATTCAGTATACTGCGCTGGGACATCTTCATCGTTTCCAAAATATCGGAACTGATGAAAGGCCGGTAGTATATTCATCTTCACCACTTTGTTACAGCTTCAGTGAGGCAGGACAGACCAAATATATCTCTATTATTGAAGCAGCACCGGGCAAAACCGTCTGGTTTGAAAAAATACCAATTAAAAACGGTAAATGTCTTGAAAGAAAACGCTTTGACAGTATCGGGAAAACAGTAGAATGGCTCACCGTTAATCAGGATACTTTTGTAGAGCTTACATTGGAAAGTGAAACGTTCCTTACAGCCGACGAAAGAAAAAGGCTATACCAATCCCACAACGGAATTGTACACCTCATTCCTAAAGTTAAAAACCTGGAATTGAGTAAAAGCCATCTTCATGACATTAATCTCAATCAGGATATACAATCTTTGTTCAGAGATTATTTTAAATCTAAAAACGGAGGTCAGGATGCCAATGAGGAAATTATCCATTTGTTTAACGAAATTCTTAATCCCTAG
- a CDS encoding YchJ family protein — MNCPCCSGKTYEECCKPYHTREKFAPTAEALMRSRFSAFAIPNGEYLMETTLPSKRKYHNTKDLQEWGALNKWTKLEIVARPSLNKVEFKAFYNDENNEHQVHHELSTFKMVQNRWYYVSGEFLD; from the coding sequence ATGAATTGTCCCTGCTGTTCCGGAAAAACCTACGAAGAATGTTGTAAGCCGTATCATACAAGAGAAAAATTTGCTCCAACGGCGGAAGCGCTGATGCGTTCGAGATTTTCTGCTTTTGCTATTCCGAATGGGGAATATTTAATGGAAACTACCCTTCCCAGCAAAAGAAAATATCACAATACAAAGGATCTACAGGAATGGGGAGCGCTTAATAAATGGACAAAGCTGGAAATTGTAGCCAGACCTTCTTTAAATAAAGTAGAATTTAAAGCTTTTTATAATGATGAAAATAATGAGCATCAGGTTCATCATGAATTATCAACGTTTAAGATGGTTCAGAATCGTTGGTACTATGTGAGTGGTGAATTTTTAGATTAA
- a CDS encoding AAA family ATPase — MIPVQLTLEGIYSYQERQKIDFENLTEAGLFGIFGSVGSGKSSILEAISFALYGETERLNARDRRTYNMMNLKSNRSYIEFDFINSENKKYRATREFKRNSKNFEDVKTPSVTFYEWKNENWIPLDHSNAEQIVGLSYANFKRTIIIPQGQFKEFLELGAAERTNMMKEIFGLQRFDLQNNVSIINSKNRSELDQLEGQLKGFEEVNEEQISLKKESLKLEQQKFEDILKSFRETENLYSKLKSLKEDFETLHEKKAHFEKLSEQKENVDLLETKTELYDRLSRIFTPLFSEKTKLAKEIAEQILSKEQQLAIVQATEHQFEKVKSLLAALQPEYDALQQSKIQENDLSLILQMMKVSGEIKTLKERTQNGSQKVKEVEDRQKLIQQKIEELSKKSEQLKPGKLDPGLLVHVGNWFLERKKLNENLSSQTKKADTKKNEIITIHEELKLLKINPETFRDDFRIKAEGVEKQKKFLSEKRNHLEVQQKLSHFASELHDGEACPLCGALEHPNIVEYHDVTSELHEIQQQIDHLDHQKEDIQKKLSAGEKVLDRKKIFEEQLKYEEEQVIQIQIQIENHLKKFIWKEFNINDEADFEEKRQHSFTIEKQLEELSEQIGQEQKNLDKERSHLDNYNKALEKFRLDEAKKEEQIKTNDANLKILEWKNYAEKAALEVEEIFNKLSQSNHETEQNYNQLIKEEKEISPKLAGQKTIVSQLEKRISELQQEIADNTLLIEKALEEQQFEQNKVQEILAEKIDVQEAKKIIQEFRIQFETLKNSISELEQKLKDFTFDHEEFSTVESRFSSLELDVKAANDSVVKTHAEIERLEKEFKKKEDLLKLLEQLQKRAENLKIMTNLFKGAGFVQYVSSIYLRQLCDHANVRFHRMTRNQLSLRLNESNEFEIIDYLNEGRSRSVKTLSGGQAFQVSLSLALALAESVQSNAKAEKNFFFIDEGFGTQDLESVNIVFETLVNLQKENRIVGIISHVEELKEKIPVSLNIIKDEEKGSQIEIV, encoded by the coding sequence ATGATTCCGGTTCAGCTTACTTTAGAAGGCATTTATTCTTATCAGGAACGTCAGAAAATAGATTTTGAAAATCTCACAGAGGCCGGACTTTTCGGTATTTTCGGATCTGTAGGTTCCGGGAAATCGTCGATTCTGGAAGCTATTTCTTTTGCGTTGTACGGAGAAACGGAAAGACTTAATGCTCGTGACAGACGAACATACAATATGATGAATCTGAAATCTAACAGATCTTATATTGAGTTTGATTTTATCAATTCTGAAAATAAAAAATACCGTGCAACCCGTGAATTTAAAAGAAATTCTAAAAATTTTGAAGATGTAAAAACACCATCGGTCACGTTTTATGAATGGAAAAATGAAAATTGGATTCCACTCGATCACTCCAACGCAGAGCAGATTGTAGGATTAAGCTATGCTAATTTTAAACGGACTATCATCATTCCACAAGGTCAGTTCAAAGAATTCCTGGAACTGGGAGCTGCTGAGCGAACGAATATGATGAAAGAGATTTTCGGGCTTCAGCGTTTTGATCTTCAAAACAATGTTTCTATTATCAATTCTAAAAATCGTTCAGAACTGGATCAACTGGAAGGACAGCTGAAAGGGTTTGAGGAAGTAAATGAAGAGCAGATCTCATTGAAAAAAGAAAGTTTAAAGCTGGAACAGCAGAAATTTGAAGACATCCTAAAAAGTTTCAGGGAAACGGAAAATCTCTATTCCAAACTGAAAAGCTTAAAAGAGGACTTTGAAACACTGCATGAAAAGAAAGCTCATTTCGAAAAGCTATCCGAACAAAAAGAGAATGTAGATCTTCTTGAAACAAAAACGGAGCTCTACGACCGGCTGTCGAGAATCTTTACACCCCTGTTTTCTGAAAAAACCAAACTGGCAAAAGAGATTGCAGAACAAATCCTGTCCAAAGAACAGCAGCTGGCAATTGTACAGGCTACGGAACATCAGTTTGAAAAGGTAAAGAGCCTCCTTGCAGCACTACAGCCAGAATATGACGCTCTGCAGCAATCAAAAATCCAGGAAAATGACCTGAGCCTGATTTTACAGATGATGAAAGTTTCCGGAGAAATAAAAACATTAAAAGAAAGAACGCAAAACGGTTCCCAAAAAGTAAAAGAAGTTGAAGACAGACAGAAGCTGATTCAGCAGAAGATTGAAGAACTTTCTAAAAAATCCGAACAGTTAAAGCCCGGAAAACTGGATCCCGGATTACTCGTGCATGTAGGAAACTGGTTCCTGGAAAGGAAAAAATTAAATGAAAATCTCAGCAGCCAGACCAAAAAAGCTGATACTAAAAAAAACGAGATCATCACCATTCATGAAGAGCTCAAGCTTTTAAAGATCAACCCTGAAACCTTTAGAGATGATTTCAGGATCAAGGCTGAAGGTGTGGAAAAACAAAAGAAATTCCTGTCGGAAAAGCGCAATCATCTGGAAGTCCAGCAAAAGCTTTCACATTTTGCCAGCGAACTGCATGACGGAGAGGCCTGTCCGCTTTGCGGCGCTCTGGAACATCCGAATATTGTGGAATATCATGACGTAACTTCGGAACTGCATGAAATTCAACAGCAAATTGACCACCTGGATCATCAGAAAGAAGACATTCAGAAAAAATTATCCGCCGGGGAGAAAGTTCTTGACCGTAAGAAAATCTTTGAAGAACAACTGAAATATGAAGAAGAGCAGGTAATTCAGATTCAGATTCAGATCGAAAATCATCTTAAAAAATTTATCTGGAAAGAATTTAACATAAATGATGAAGCCGATTTTGAAGAAAAAAGACAACATTCTTTCACCATTGAAAAGCAACTGGAAGAACTGAGTGAGCAGATCGGTCAAGAACAGAAAAATCTCGATAAAGAAAGAAGCCATCTGGACAATTATAACAAGGCACTTGAAAAATTCCGGCTGGATGAAGCCAAAAAAGAAGAGCAGATTAAAACCAATGATGCCAATCTGAAAATTCTGGAATGGAAAAATTATGCTGAAAAAGCGGCTTTGGAAGTGGAAGAAATCTTTAACAAACTCTCACAATCCAACCACGAAACAGAGCAGAACTATAATCAATTAATTAAAGAAGAAAAGGAAATTTCACCGAAACTCGCCGGACAAAAGACTATTGTCAGTCAGCTTGAAAAAAGAATTTCCGAGTTGCAGCAGGAAATCGCAGATAATACCTTATTAATTGAAAAAGCATTAGAAGAACAACAATTTGAGCAGAATAAAGTGCAGGAAATTCTGGCAGAAAAAATTGATGTTCAAGAAGCAAAAAAAATCATCCAGGAATTCAGAATACAGTTTGAAACGTTGAAAAACAGCATCTCTGAACTGGAGCAGAAACTAAAAGATTTTACTTTTGACCATGAAGAATTTTCAACGGTTGAAAGCCGCTTTTCTTCTCTTGAGCTTGACGTAAAAGCAGCCAATGACAGCGTTGTAAAAACCCATGCGGAAATTGAAAGGCTGGAGAAAGAGTTTAAGAAAAAAGAAGATCTTTTAAAGCTTTTGGAACAGCTCCAGAAACGGGCGGAAAATCTCAAAATTATGACGAACCTTTTCAAAGGAGCAGGATTTGTACAATATGTTTCCTCCATTTACCTGCGTCAGCTTTGTGATCATGCAAATGTACGTTTTCACAGGATGACAAGAAATCAGTTGAGTCTTCGGCTTAATGAAAGCAATGAGTTTGAAATCATCGATTACCTCAACGAAGGCCGAAGCAGAAGTGTAAAAACCCTTTCGGGAGGACAGGCCTTCCAGGTTTCACTGAGTCTGGCTTTAGCTTTGGCAGAAAGTGTTCAGAGCAATGCAAAAGCGGAAAAAAACTTCTTCTTTATCGATGAAGGATTCGGAACACAGGATCTGGAATCGGTAAATATCGTTTTTGAAACACTTGTCAATCTTCAGAAAGAAAACAGGATTGTAGGCATCATTTCCCACGTAGAAGAACTGAAGGAAAAAATTCCCGTATCGCTTAACATCATCAAAGATGAAGAAAAAGGAAGCCAAATTGAAATCGTATAA
- a CDS encoding FKBP-type peptidyl-prolyl cis-trans isomerase, giving the protein MTIENNHVVAVSYILHTIEEDGSKTLVEETTAENPLTFLYGVGMMIPKFEQNILGLQAGDKASFVIQPEEAYGERQPDAIAQLPIDMFQESGTPPVGAILPLSDNQGNNFQAFVVDVTPEMVIADLNHPMAGKVLDFQVEVLNTRPATEEELAHGHAHGVDGNEAH; this is encoded by the coding sequence ATGACAATCGAAAACAATCATGTTGTAGCTGTAAGTTACATACTTCACACCATCGAAGAAGACGGGAGTAAAACTCTTGTAGAAGAGACCACAGCAGAAAACCCACTTACATTCTTATACGGTGTCGGAATGATGATTCCAAAATTTGAGCAGAATATTTTGGGATTACAGGCTGGAGATAAAGCATCATTTGTAATTCAGCCGGAAGAAGCTTACGGTGAAAGACAGCCGGATGCCATTGCACAGTTGCCGATCGATATGTTCCAGGAGTCCGGAACGCCACCGGTTGGAGCAATCTTACCATTATCGGATAACCAGGGAAATAATTTCCAGGCGTTTGTAGTAGATGTAACCCCTGAAATGGTAATTGCGGATCTAAATCATCCTATGGCAGGAAAAGTTTTAGATTTTCAGGTAGAAGTTTTAAACACACGTCCTGCAACAGAAGAAGAGCTTGCACATGGTCACGCTCACGGAGTTGACGGAAACGAAGCCCACTAA